The nucleotide sequence TAAAGTTAAAAGCTGGTCGTTCTCGAATCTGAATTACTATTACACTTGGGCTGTTGCCTTTTACATGCTGGTTTTTATCGTGCTGATTGCTCACCCACGCTGGGGAAAAATCAAGCTGGGGGATGCCGACGGTAAACCTGAATTTTCAAACTTCTCCTGGTTTTCAATGATGTTTGGCGCGGGCATTGGTATCGGTATGCTGGGTTATGCAACCGGCGAGCCTATGTATCATATGAGCGACAACCCCGACATCCGCATGAGTGCTACATTAGTAAAAGAAGCTTTTGCCAGCGCCAATATCACTCTGGCTGAAGGCGCTGATCTCTGGGCAGAATATTCCAAACAAGTCGCAGCCGGTGGTATTGCTGCCATTGATGGCCTTGCCATCCCAAGAACCGAATCCACTATTGATGCTGCTTACCGTTATTCTTTTTTACACTGGGGTTTTAGCGCCTGGGCATGTTATGCAATCGTTGGCCTGGCGTTAGCCTTCTTCAGCTACACTCGTGGTTTGCCATTAACCATTCGCTCGACGCTAGTCCCTCTGTTTGGCAGAAAACTGGAAGGTCCGCTCGGACATTTTGTTGATGTCACGGCTGTGGTAGCCACCATCTTCGGTATTTCACAAACCATTGGTTTAGGTCTGACCTCTTTCTCCTCGGGCCTCTATAACATTACCGGTGCAGAGTGGTTAGTCACAAACGGCGAGCCGAGCACCGCTTCTCTGTTATTAGCACTGGCAATTGTTATGTTTTTATCGACGTTATCGGCGTTATCTGGTGTAGGCAAAGGCATTAAGTGGCTGAGTAACATTAATATGATTTTATCGTTCAGCCTGTTAGCTTTCTTCCTGGTATTTGGTGCCACTATGATTGGCTTCGAGATTCTTGGCGAAGGCTTATTCAGCTACGTTGTTAGCTTACCCGCAATGACGTTCACCGTTTTCCCTGCCGAAGGCCCTGGTAGCCCGGGCGAGTGGCAAGGTTGGTGGTCTATTTTCTACTGGGCATGGTGGATTGCATTTGGTCCTTTTGTTGGCTTGTTCTTAGCCCGTGTTTCTAAAAACCGCAGCATTCGGGAATATGTTTTAGGCGCAATTATTCTGCCGTCACTGATGTGTTTCCTGTGGTTCAGTCTGTTAGGCGGCACAGCCATTAATCTGGAATTGAGTGGTGTTGCCGAGGGTTCTATTTTTGCCAAAAGCTTAACGGCACAACTTTATGAAGTATTAAATGTATTGCTATCACCGGGTTTTGCCACCTTGATGTCGGCATTAGTGATTGTCTTATTGCTGACCTATCTGGTTACAACTGCCGATTCCGCTGTACTGGTTATTAATACGATTAACGCCGGTGGCGGCGCTGCGCAAACAAACCGCCTTCATATCGTTATCTGGGGTGTGATTCTCACAACAATTATTGGAGCACTGCTGTTAGCCGGTGGTCTAAGTGCGATTCAGTCGGCCATGATCATTGGTGCGATCCCTTTTTCTTTCATCATGATTCTGATGTGTATTTCACTGCTTAAAGCAATGATTAAAGATCACTGAATAATTAAAGAGAGAGGTCAGGCATTAGCCTCACCTCTCTACTGATATACCCATTTAAAAATAAACAATTTATTTCCAATACTTTATGGAGCTCTTGGCTTCGTAGGTAACTGTGCACGATCTCAATCTATAGAAGAGGCAAGACATGAAATATAATAATATATTCCTTTCAACCTTAACGGCTTCCGCCATTGCATCCACGCTGTTACCAGCAAGCGCGATGGCTGAGATGCCGTCGATTGATCTATACGGTCGTATTGATTTGGGCTTTGAATCGTACAATGATTCCGATGGTGTCGGCGCCCATATTTTTGCTGGGCAACAATCCGATAACGGCAACCTGGATGAGCAGGATATCGGTGTCAGCAATGGTAACCACTCCCGCCTTGGTGTTAAAGGCTCTACCACACTCGATACCGGCGTCGTGCTGGGTTATCAATACGAGTTATTAGCCGATGTACTGAATCATGGCGGCGCCCCTACCACCCGCCAAGCCTGGTTAAGCATGGCCAAAGGCAAACACTCATTAAAAGTGGGGACCCAGGATAATCCGCTTTACGATTACAGCGCCTGGAATGCACAAAAATCAGAAGTACACGGTTATGGCGCTTATTACTACACCACTTGTGACTTGCCAGGCTCGCTGCAATGTACCTTCCGTACAGAAAGCACTGTGAATTACACATACGGTTCTGGTGGTTATGGCAGAGATCCGTTTACGGTAACAGCCGCCCTGCATTTTAATGGTGACGGCCGCAATACTAATGGTGACACCACCAAAGACAATGTATCAGGCGTTACCGGTGCGACAATTGCGGGGGCTGCAACATTCGACAACGTCACCGTCAATGCTGCCTATCAAACCTCCATTGTGTCTGAAGGAGACGATTACGACAGCAGCACATCCGGCGACCTTCCAGCACCTTCGATCATCAGCCTGGGCGGTAAATACTTTGCAACGGACGACTTAGAAGTAGGCTTCTTCTACCACATGCTCGATAAAGATGTGGATGAAGATGATACCAAAACCGCGTTTGCCCTCAGCGGTACCTATCAGCTGAACAGCAAGATGAGCCTGCACGCAGGTTACGGTGCCGGTGAAGACGATGATGATATGGCACGTCAGCTGGACAGCAATGTCTACGCACAGCTGATTTATGCCACATCCGAAAGCAGCCATATTCGTCTGGAAGTCGAACAAGTGAGCTACAGCTCAGATAACGATGCTCTGGAAGGCGATGCCAATATCGTGCTGGTATCTCTGCGTCAGGATTTCTGATAACAGATATCATCAATAAGATAAAATCCCCGGTATAGTTTGAACTGCACCCCATCAGTTGGGCTATTCAGCACCGGGGATTTTATATTCATGCTGCCTGATCAGTTTCCAGCGCGTATAATCCATTGCCGTTATTGATCAGCTTTCTTTTTTTATGATGTCGTCTGTTACCACTCCATTCTCAAATTGTTCACCGCCTTATATCGCACTGGCCCCCATGGAAGGCCTGATGGACGGTCATTTCAGAGAGCTGCTGACCGCCGTGGGTGGTATTGATCACTGCGTCACCGAATTTATCCGGATTACTAAACAGGTATATCCACAGCGGGTATTTAAACGCTTTAGCCCTGAATTAAATAATGGTGGTAAAACCAGAGCAGGAACGCCTGTTCACATACAACTATTGGGCAGCGATCCACATTTGATGGCCGAAAACGCTGCCAAAGTTGCGGCGATGGGTGCTCCAGCCATCGATCTGAATTTTGGTTGCCCGGCCAAAACTGTGAATAAAAGCCAGGGTGGCGCCGTGTTATTACAGTGGCCTGAGCTGATTCACGATATTACCGCAGCAGTACGCAACGCCGTGCCGTCTCATATCCCGGTATCCGCCAAAATGCGCTTAGGCTTCAAGGATAAAAGCCTGGCGTTAGAGAATGCTAATGCACTGGCTTCGGCAGGCATTCAATGGCTGACCGTACATGCCCGCACCAAAACCGAAGGCTACAAGCCACCGGCCTATTGGGACTGGATTGCCCGCATTAAACAACAACTCACTATTCCGGTATTAGCAAATGGTGAAATCTGGACGCCCGAAAACGCCCAACAATGTATAAAAGAAAGTGGCTCGGATATTCTGATGATTGGTCGTGGTTTAGTCGCCACACCCGATTTAGGATTACGCATTAAAGCGCAGCACTCGGGTTTAGATTATCAACCGCAAAGCTGGCAGCAGCATTTACAGTTGTTTCGTAAATTAGCTGACGATATTCAGCACTTAAACGATAAACAACTGACCGACCGCTTAAAACAATGGCTGCATTATTTCACCATGCAGTCGCTGGAAATCTCGGCTGTATTTCAGCAGGTGAAACGCGAGCGCGATAAAGATGTATTTTTTGAAAAATTAGATCAGGCAATTATTGAGGTCGAAAAAAATCCTCCGCAGCGGGAGGATTTTAAACAGTATCAGCATAGTGGGTTTTGATTACTATTTATTAAGAACTAAAGCACTTCATGGAGTTCTTTTAATAAAGACTCCGTCTGCCCCCAGCTGATACACGGGTCGGTAATCGACTTACCGTAAGTCAGCTGGCCATCACCCTGCTCACCATCCATACCTTGCTTACCTTCTTCAAGGAAACTTTCCAGCATCAAACCCATGATGGCCTTATTACCAGCTGTTCGCTGAGAAACCACTTCTTTAGCAATATCAATCTGACGCAGATGTTGTTTCTCAGCATTATCATGGCTGCAATCCACCATGACTTTGGCATTAACGCCGCCCGCAGCCAGTGTGGTAAGTGAAGCTGCAATACTATCAGCATCGTAATTCGTGATGGTTTGGCCATGAATATTTTTACCACCGCGCAGTACCAGGTGGGTATCCGGGTTTCCCGGGGTGTCCAGCATGGCAATCTGACCGTCCACATCCAGCCCCAGAGTATGATGGCTGTGGCGCGCTGAAATCATAGCATTTACTGCGGTGGTTGCTGAACCATCGGTGCCGTTTTTAATACCAACCGGCATCGGCAAATGGCTGACCATTTCACGGTGAGTTTGTGATTCTGCCGTACGAGCGCCAATAGCCGTCCAGCTCACTAAATCATCCAGGTACAGCATAGTGAGCGGATTCAGAGCCTCGGTCGCCAAAGGCAGCCCAAGTTCTGCCAGCTGGATCATTAACTGGCGAGAGCGGGTCACACCTTGTTCCATATTGCCACGACCGTCACGCTCCGGATCGTACGCCAGACCTTTCCAGCCAATATGCGTACGCGGTTTTTCCACGTAGGCGCGCATCACAATTAATAACTTGTCGCTGAGCTGTTCATTTAAAGCAGCCAGACGTTTGCCGTAATCCAGTGCGGCTTCTTCGTCATGTAATGAGCATGGGCCGGTGACAATCAACAGGCGGTCATCGTCACCATTCAATACATCCCGCACCTGTTGACGCTGATGGTCAATTTGTAGCACCAGTGCATCGCTCAGTGATAGTTGCTGCTTTAATTCACGCGGTGTACGCACTTGGCGAACCGCTGGATCATTGGCGGCCATTTTTTCGGTCTTTTGTGATTTTGATTGCGGTTGTGCTTTTGCTACTGAAGTATTCATCGCTGTCTCTCTTAATTCTCTTAGCTTGTTGAACGTTAACGCTTGTTTCGATTTACTTGTTTGAGTTACTTATTTTTGACCGGGCTCAGCGCCAATAACGCACTGAACCCGTTACAAATAAAGCCGTACCAAATAAATACGCAGCGCTAAATCGACCTGTATCAACAACGCTTCCAGCGTTAGCAGGTTGAGAATGAGTGATGTTTTGCATGCAGTGTGTTTCCATCGCATTGCTCTCTTCAGTGTGTGCCGTTTTTTGCTTCTGTTAAAAACGACGACCAATAAAAAACCCCGACTGGCTGACTGCCAATCGGGGTTTCAGATTCCCTGGTGGCAGTCTGGCTTTTCGCCGGGACTGCCTTTGTTGTCTCTGTGTTACAACTGGCGACCCGACTCCTGACTAAAATAGCCAAAGCCATACCACCAAAAATACACACGTGCGCCAGCGGTCAAGCCGTTAGCGGCTTGAGCTGTTTTGTGCAGGCTTCCCATCAGGAATGTACGTGTGTTTAAAATATTCATACCCTGATATTAACGCTTTAAACTGAGTTTGCAAGCCAGAATTTTCCTTATACCTGAAACTTGCGACCTGACTATTCTGTATTTAAAGACTAATTCCAGACAAAAATCCCAGACTGACAGCAGCGGCGGAGGTGCGATTCTCAACAGCCAGCTTGCGAAAAATGGGCTCCAGATGTTTATTAACCGTTCGCGGACTCATCGTCAGAATCTGGGCAATATCCTGATTACTCTTCCCCCGGGAAAGCCATAACAGCACTTCACTCTCCCGCTCAGTCAGCGAGAATTCCCGGCGTAACCGATCACATAAGTACAGGTCATCTTCAGCAACAAACGACAATAAAAACTCTCCGGGGTTGGGCTGTGCCAAAATACGAACATTCATGTTATGTCCTGCGACTGAAACCAGAGTCTGGCTACGCTTTTCTGGCTGACGAGCCAACCAGGTCAGCACGCCTTGTTGCTCCAATAATGCTGCCAGCTGCACGACATTGGTATCCCATTTGCCCAGTAGCTCCGAAGTATCTGATGTACACCAGAGAATTTCCCCTTTGAGATTGCAGGAAAAAGCCAACTGGCCAATTTCATTTAATGCATCACGAATACTTTGTGTTTTTCGTGCATTCGCCAGATGCACTTCAACCCTTGCCAGAACTTCTTCCAACACCAATGGCTTGGTCAGATAATCAACACCCCCGGTTTTTAATCCACGAACAATATCTTCACTGTCACTAAGGCCTGTCATAAAAATAACCGGCACATCCTGAAGCTCCACGTTTTTCTTAAGAGCTTCACAGGTCGCAAAACCATCCATCTTTGGCATAACCGCATCAAGCAGAATCAAATCCGGTTTCATCCGCTCGGCGATGGTCAATGCCTGTTCGCCATCCATGGCAACTAACACCGTATAGTTCTCAGCAGATAATGCTTCATTTAACATCGACAGCGACTCAACCGTATCATCTACAATCAGAATCATTTTCTTGTTATCAACTGTTTGCATCGCTAAGTACCTTATTAGTGATTGAGATAATGCTGGCAAACCGATAATTTCTAACCAATTCCTGAAGTTCACGAATACAAGCATCACAGCTGAAGTCATCCAATGACTCCAATAATTTCTCCATACCACTGACATAACCCAGCTCAGCCATATTATTCAGTTCTCTGGCCACAGCATCCGGTAAACAATCACAATTAATTGAAACATGCCGGGAAGTAACGGGTTTATCCTCCGCAAAATGCCAGCTAATGTTTAATGCGTTACCTACTTTATTGATCAGTGCCTGGTCACGAATAGGTTTAATCAAATAATCATTATTCGTTCGCTCAATGGTATTATCGGCACCCTGATCCTGAGCAGAGCAACGATCTTCAGCATCGGCAGAAACCATAATCACCGGTTGATTGAACTGCCGTTGACGAAGGGTTTTTAACAGTTCCCAGCCCGTCATACCCGGCATAGAAATATCCAGCAGAAAAATATCGACACTCACTTGATTCAATATATCCAAACAATGAAAGCCATCGGTTGCTTCAATTACATCAAAATTTAACGACTGCAAAATCTCACTGACAAGACCACGATGCGATGCATCGTCATCAACAACCAAAACGACCTTTCGATCACCTTCGTAACCAATAATCTTCTGGTGAGGCACAATGGACTTCTCAACAGGCCGGCTAACACTGGAAAGCATCATAGATAATCGAAACCTGCTGCCTTCACCCAGGCGACTATCAACGGTAATTTCACCTCCCATCACATCTGCCAACAACTGACTGATTGTAAGGCCAAGCCCTGTACCCGGTTTTTGTGGCGACCCCGGAGTGCGTACTCGCTCAAAAGGCTGAAATATTCGTGCTAATTCAATATCACCAATACCTGATCCAGTATCAATAATGCTGAAATCTGCAACCTGATTGCGATAATGCACAATAAAAGACACAGAACCGGATTCTGTGAATTTGATC is from Bacterioplanoides sp. SCSIO 12839 and encodes:
- a CDS encoding BCCT family transporter; the encoded protein is MSSTTETELKIERAKSGFYQGFNNTVVLASKAIMTLIVIWAVFDPGSAADILGKVKSWSFSNLNYYYTWAVAFYMLVFIVLIAHPRWGKIKLGDADGKPEFSNFSWFSMMFGAGIGIGMLGYATGEPMYHMSDNPDIRMSATLVKEAFASANITLAEGADLWAEYSKQVAAGGIAAIDGLAIPRTESTIDAAYRYSFLHWGFSAWACYAIVGLALAFFSYTRGLPLTIRSTLVPLFGRKLEGPLGHFVDVTAVVATIFGISQTIGLGLTSFSSGLYNITGAEWLVTNGEPSTASLLLALAIVMFLSTLSALSGVGKGIKWLSNINMILSFSLLAFFLVFGATMIGFEILGEGLFSYVVSLPAMTFTVFPAEGPGSPGEWQGWWSIFYWAWWIAFGPFVGLFLARVSKNRSIREYVLGAIILPSLMCFLWFSLLGGTAINLELSGVAEGSIFAKSLTAQLYEVLNVLLSPGFATLMSALVIVLLLTYLVTTADSAVLVINTINAGGGAAQTNRLHIVIWGVILTTIIGALLLAGGLSAIQSAMIIGAIPFSFIMILMCISLLKAMIKDH
- a CDS encoding porin, translating into MKYNNIFLSTLTASAIASTLLPASAMAEMPSIDLYGRIDLGFESYNDSDGVGAHIFAGQQSDNGNLDEQDIGVSNGNHSRLGVKGSTTLDTGVVLGYQYELLADVLNHGGAPTTRQAWLSMAKGKHSLKVGTQDNPLYDYSAWNAQKSEVHGYGAYYYTTCDLPGSLQCTFRTESTVNYTYGSGGYGRDPFTVTAALHFNGDGRNTNGDTTKDNVSGVTGATIAGAATFDNVTVNAAYQTSIVSEGDDYDSSTSGDLPAPSIISLGGKYFATDDLEVGFFYHMLDKDVDEDDTKTAFALSGTYQLNSKMSLHAGYGAGEDDDDMARQLDSNVYAQLIYATSESSHIRLEVEQVSYSSDNDALEGDANIVLVSLRQDF
- a CDS encoding tRNA dihydrouridine synthase, giving the protein MMSSVTTPFSNCSPPYIALAPMEGLMDGHFRELLTAVGGIDHCVTEFIRITKQVYPQRVFKRFSPELNNGGKTRAGTPVHIQLLGSDPHLMAENAAKVAAMGAPAIDLNFGCPAKTVNKSQGGAVLLQWPELIHDITAAVRNAVPSHIPVSAKMRLGFKDKSLALENANALASAGIQWLTVHARTKTEGYKPPAYWDWIARIKQQLTIPVLANGEIWTPENAQQCIKESGSDILMIGRGLVATPDLGLRIKAQHSGLDYQPQSWQQHLQLFRKLADDIQHLNDKQLTDRLKQWLHYFTMQSLEISAVFQQVKRERDKDVFFEKLDQAIIEVEKNPPQREDFKQYQHSGF
- a CDS encoding 3-deoxy-7-phosphoheptulonate synthase: MNTSVAKAQPQSKSQKTEKMAANDPAVRQVRTPRELKQQLSLSDALVLQIDHQRQQVRDVLNGDDDRLLIVTGPCSLHDEEAALDYGKRLAALNEQLSDKLLIVMRAYVEKPRTHIGWKGLAYDPERDGRGNMEQGVTRSRQLMIQLAELGLPLATEALNPLTMLYLDDLVSWTAIGARTAESQTHREMVSHLPMPVGIKNGTDGSATTAVNAMISARHSHHTLGLDVDGQIAMLDTPGNPDTHLVLRGGKNIHGQTITNYDADSIAASLTTLAAGGVNAKVMVDCSHDNAEKQHLRQIDIAKEVVSQRTAGNKAIMGLMLESFLEEGKQGMDGEQGDGQLTYGKSITDPCISWGQTESLLKELHEVL
- a CDS encoding response regulator transcription factor; protein product: MQTVDNKKMILIVDDTVESLSMLNEALSAENYTVLVAMDGEQALTIAERMKPDLILLDAVMPKMDGFATCEALKKNVELQDVPVIFMTGLSDSEDIVRGLKTGGVDYLTKPLVLEEVLARVEVHLANARKTQSIRDALNEIGQLAFSCNLKGEILWCTSDTSELLGKWDTNVVQLAALLEQQGVLTWLARQPEKRSQTLVSVAGHNMNVRILAQPNPGEFLLSFVAEDDLYLCDRLRREFSLTERESEVLLWLSRGKSNQDIAQILTMSPRTVNKHLEPIFRKLAVENRTSAAAVSLGFLSGISL